The genomic stretch TCGACTATCCCCATCACATGACCCACATCCGGATAAACCCGTTTGACTCTTTTCTGACGAACATCATAGCTACAAAGTCCTTTGCTCAAGCCTATCCACAAGATTCCATGCGAGTCTTCATATAATTTTGTCACTGTAGCATTCTGTTCCACCTGTCCGTTCAAGTCGATAACATCTTTCAGATGCATCTCCATTCCCTGACGAGCCATGCCATAGACCCATCTATTCAAATCCTTCGCCACCCAGACCCCGTTATTGATGCGTGCTCTCGTCATCTCTCGTCCATTATTCAAAGGCAAAGAAGCAAGTGCGGGAAAATCCGAATAGATTTTCACTTTATCCTGTTTCAAGTCATACAGTGCAAGACCAGTTCGTTCCTGCATCATCCACATCATGCCATCTCCATCATCACACAAAGCCATTATGGCCGGACTGCGGTTTACCCTGTCCGCCAAAGCGGGCAAAGCATAATCTTTGGTTATATTATCCATCAGATGTAGGATGAAACTAGGACGGTCAAAAGCTGATACCCACAAACATTCCTTTCCTTTCAAGACCTCTACCAGCATGTGGTTGACAGGCAAAAGTCCTGCCGGAAATTTCAACTGCTTCAACGTCCGGTCCGGTTGAATTTGCAAAGCCATGAAATCGTGGCCGGTAGTCAACCAGATATATCCCAGTTTATCATCCTGTGCCAGACTGAGGATGAGTCCGTCCTCCTCACCGGCCGCATTGACCGGTATTTCAGAGTATACAAACATGGAATCCCCTGGGGCCGAAGGATCGAAACGTACCACGCCATCCCCCCAGGTAGCCAACCAAAAATAATCCTGTTCATTATCCTGAACCATCACCGTAGGATTTCGACTTCTCATCTTATCGGGATAAGGGATAAACTCATCTTTTTCTTTGTCCAGATGATATACCCGACCATTCCACACAGAAATAATAATTTCATGGTTGCGACTCTCACAAAATCCGGAGATGGAGGCTCCTCCGTGTTCATTCCGGATAGGATATTCTTTAACCAACTGCCCGTTGGTATCATATTTAGCCAATACAGAGCGATACCCCAGCCACATAGAGCCGTCACTGGTAGCATAAAGATACATCACTGGAATATTCTTCAGACGCTTCGGATCTATAGGATGTACACTGTAATCCGATTTATTAAGAATATATGCCCCTTTGTCTGTACCGAACCATATATTTCCTTTCTTATCCTCAGCGATACATTCTACCAAGTTGTCCTCTAATAGCCCCGGAGTATCAATGTCCGAACGAAACACCTTTACATGATAGCCGTCGTCACGACATAATCCGTTCACCGTGCCATACCACATATATCCTTCACTGTCTCTGAAAACACGATGAATAGCATTTACCGGCAACTGGTCAATGGTAGGAATATCTGTAATAGTTATGTTCTGAGAACACACCAAGAAAGAGAGAAAAGATAGTATAAAGGTCAATATATATTTCATTGTGCTTTCTATTAGAATCATAGACCGCCACAAAATTATAAAAAAGAAATCGGATACTCTAGTAATTTTTAAAATTTGCTAAAGTATCCGATAACTGTTCTATCTGCAAGTTTCCTACTTTTGGAATCTTCTCCTTACATCTGTGTTTTATTTTTCTTCTGTAGCACCTTCATTTTAATAACCGAAACCGGTTGTTTTTACATATACCTTATAATCTTTAATCATGCCTGGAGCTCCTTGTTCCGCACGCGGCAGGATACGAAAACCAGTCACGTTATATTCCTTGCCGAGATCTATCACCACCTGATGGGGATAAGCTGTATTGTCCACCGTCTGCCAGAAAGTACTTTCCTGCAGGTCATAGATCTTATCGGCTGTGCGGTTGCCGCTACGGGTCTCCTCGCTGTCGGCATAAACAATCTTCCAGTTTTCACGAGAGATTTTCTGTCCTTTCTCATCCAACACGTCAAACTCCGCAATAGCAGCAATATTGGTATTATCAAAGGAAGCCAAGCCTTCCAGACAGAAGTAACGTCCTTTCGTAGCAGGTACTTTCACTTCCTGCCAACCGTTACCTGGTTTGAAAGTACCGGCAGCTACCGGTGTTTCCTTCTCCAGTTTAATGGTTTGCCCCTGTTTACGATGCGTTTCTGGAACAGCTACGCGAAGCATATCCAAGATAGGTTTGTCCAATCCGACGATGGTCGCCTCTTTCGGACCTTTCAAGTCAAGAACAATGATTTCGTTCACTCCTTTTTTCAGCCAGCACCCCGGCATGAACAGAGTCTGCTGAGGACCGATCTCCCAGAAACGTCCCATGGCACGGCCATTCACCCATACCATACCTTTTCCCCATGACTCCATATTCAGGAATGTATCAGCCACCTTATCCAAGGTAAAAGTGGCGCGATAGTAGGCCGGAACACTTTCATCATTTTTTTCTATGCCACAGGCGGCAGACGAGTTCATATCCTGAAAATTCCGGGAAGATACAAATTCATAATCTACGGGAAGATTATAAACAGTCCAGCCTTTCAACGTTTCGGCATTCTTACCGTTCACCAGTTCCACTTTTTCGGTGATTCCCTTACGGTCGTGAATGGATTTGTCAAAGTTCACACGTCCCATGGCTTCCACCAATAAATCAAGCTGAGTTCCGGCTTTCAATGCAGGCAATGTCAACTCCTGCTCTCCGCCACGGCGGTCCAGACGCCCCAACAGTTTCCCGTCAGCAAAGATCTGTGTCCAGTCATGTTGTTCGGTAATTTTCAAAATGGTTCCTGCTTTCACATCTTCCGGCAGACGGGTACGATACAGAATACTTCCCCAACCCTGGTCAAATTTCTCCATCGGCCGGATCTCCTCTGTCTGCTTCGGTTCGGGAAGGTTGTTGATCAGCGGAGCCACTTGAGTGAATTTGATAGCCGGAACTTCCATTACCGGTAAGGCTTCGGGAACTTCGGGCAATGTCTGGCCTTCGTCCATGTAATCCTTCAACATATTGCGCAAGGCGAAATATTTGTCGGTGGTCCAGCCCGCTTCGCTGATAGGAGCATCATAGTCATAACTGCTGCACATAGCCGAATAAGCCGGATTATTAGCACCGCCCCACCAGCCAAAGGTCGTTCCTCCGTGAGTCATGTACAGACTGAAGGAAATGCCTTTGTCCATCATCTCTTTCAGACCATCCACCATGATTTGTCCGTCACGGGTTTCGTGCTTACGTCCCCAGTGGTCAAACCATCCACTCCAGAATTCACTGCACATCAGTGGAGCGTCAGGACGTACTTCTTTCAGTTTGGCAAACTGCTTGTCGATATCGGCTCCCGTACCGAAGTTTACAGTCCAAAGCAAATCATCCAAACCGTTATTCAGGAAATTAGAACTCCAGTCACATTGGAACAAAGGCACTTCGGTGAAGCCTGCGGCGCGTACCGTGTCACGGATGGCAGACACATAGGGCTTGTCCGTGCCATACGAACCATATTCGTTTTCCACCTGCACCATGATGATGTTACCGCCACGGGTAATCTGCAAATCCTGCAATTGCTTGCCCACTTCATGCATAAAGGCTCCCACGTGCTGCATATAGAAAGGATCGAGAGTGCGAAGCTGCACGCTGTCGTTCTTCAGCAGCCACCAAGGCAGACCGCCCATTTCCCATTCCGCACATACATACGGACCGGGACGCACAATGACGTACATGCCATGCTTCTGAGCCAATTTACAGAAAGCCGCAATATCCTTGTTGCCTGTAAAGTCATAATTGCCGGGAGTTTCCTCATGCAAATTCCAAAAGACATATAGACAGAGCGTATTCATGCCCAAGGCTTTACACATTTCGATACGATGTTCCCAGTATTCACGGGGAATGCGTGGATAATGCACCTCTGCCGCTTTGACCACGAACGGTTTCCCATTCAGCAGAAAGGTATTCTTGCCCGCTTCGAATGTTCCGGACTTATTGCCGGCACATCCCGCCAGCAGCAGGACTGCCAGCAACAAAGTCAGTAATTTCTTCATGTTTATTTATCTATTGTTATTTTTCATTCTTGTTTATCCGGATTACTGTAAATGAATAAGCCGGCAATTCATATCCGAATTTCTCGCTTACTTCCATTGTACCGGCTACAGGACGAGCCTGCTTGTCGGTCGGCTTGCCTGCCAGAACCGTCTTTACGGCAGTGGTGTTCATTCCTTCCAAAGATGGGAGCTCCACCTTCGCATTCACCGCTACCGGCAGCAGATTCACCAGTTTCACGATCATATCTCCTGTCTTTCCGTCGCGGACTACCGACACACCTACCCGTTTCTTCACCGCATCTTGTGCATTATCCAAAGTCACGGAAGAAGCGATGTATTCACTGCCCGCATTTTGTCCGTACATCTGCTGCGCATAGTAACCTACGGTGGGTTTCACCTCCGTATTATTGAAATAAATCAAATCCGGATTCCACTGGGTATGTCCCTCCTTGGCCAACAGAGGAGCGTATGAAGTCATGGTCACCACATCAGCATTACGTTCCACGGAAGTCAGGTACAAGGCCTCAGCCAATGCTGTTTCCATGTTGTTGGGGCGTCCCGGCAGGTGAGCCGCATACTCTCCCAGATACACTTTTGCCTTGTTGCGGTCATAACGGTCATAGAAATCCTGGTTGTTGATAAACCATCCCGGAGTATTGTAATAATGCTCGTCCACCATCGGAATACCCATTTTGGTAGCAAATTTCCATCCTTCCTCATAATCACTGCCCTCATAGAACGGACCTACGGTTCCGATAACGGTCACTTCGGGATATTTCTCCTTCACCGCATTGAAAATCATAGTGAAACGTTCTTCAAAGATATCGGTAATCAGGTCCTCGTTACCAATGCCGATGTATTTCAGGTTAAAGGGCTTGGGGTGTCCGGCTTGCGCACGCTTCTTTCCCCATACGGTCTTCTTCGCATCTCCATTCGCATATTCTATCAAGTCCAATACATCCTGCACGTACTGCGGCATTTCCTCCATCGGGATTCCGCCTTGCTGACCGCCACAACCCAGTTCGCCTACCGAGTGATGGCTGCAAGTTCCCGAGTTCTGACAAGGCACTCCGGCTGCCACCACGGGAACAGGTTCAGCACCCATATCCTCGCAGAACAAGAAATATTCATGATATCCCAAACCACGTGTCTGATGATAGCCCCACAAATTGCGCAGAGGCTTACGTTCCTCCAACGCTCCTATAGAGCCTTTCCAATCATAAATATTGTCCACACCATCTCCGTGAGCCACACATCCGCCGGGGAAACGGACAAAACGGGGATGAAGGTCGGCCAAGGTCTGTGCCAAATCGGCGCGCAGCCCGTTCTTTCTGCCTTTAAATGTATTCTGTGGGAAAAGAGAAACCATATCCAAGGCATACTTCCCAGCCATCTGCGGACAAACGGACAACACGGCATCCGCAGCATCCGCCGTTGCTGTCAGTACAGCCTTTTGTTTTTTCCACTCTGTAGATGAAACCCGAATAGCAGCCTGCGCAATCTCCTTGCCGTCTTTGGTAGTCAGTCTCACAAGCACTTTTCCACCTTTCGTATCATCCAGCAGTTTGGAAAACACAGAGAAGTCATACTTCTCACCTTTTTTCACGGCAATACCGTCAAAACCGTTATTCACCAGGGCAGCACCCGGGCGGTGTACCTCCAACACTGCATAGTGGGCATTGTTAGCATGAATGGGACTGTCCTCACTGACAGACAGTTCCGCATTAGTTCCCTGTATGCTCCACGCATACGTGCTGTTCCAGTTCTTATCTCTTGCGCCGTCTTTAGCAGAATATTCAAAATCACGGTTCTGAACCAGCTCCGCATACAACCCGCCATCGGCCCCATAATTGATATCCTCAAAGAAAATACCTATTAAATGCTCGCTGATGGGCTTTACCCGTCCGGCATCCACCCGGATGGTGGCAGTGACCGGTTTCAGTCCGGCAAAACGAACGGCGTCCTGTTCGGTACGCTCATTATTCTGTATATCGCGGAATTTCTTATGCTCGGCAAAACGAATCAACTGTTCTATATCCACATAAGGTACTTTCTGCATATAGCCGTTCAAAGTATCTTTATCAAGAACAATCTGCCGGGCAGTGACCAGTCGGGGCACAGCAGGCTTCTCCGCATTGACATATTGTTGGGGAGCCCACTTCAACAAGTCGGAAGAATGGGAAGTACCCCATACTTTTCCGCTGGGGGTGAGCTGCCACCGACAATACCAACGTCCGTCTTCCGCTTTTTCCAGAAGAGGTTTAATCATTCTCTTTTCCGACCCCCAACGTCCGAAGTCACATTTCAGATAGGCAAAGCCATCGGATACACTCAGCCACTTGTCACCATCGGGGCTCCATGCGAATTTCAGTCCGCTGCGTCCCTCGTCTTCCGGATGGGCGTAAGAGAAGATGTAGACCGAATCGGGCTCATTATATACTTTTTCCACGGCAGCACAGACGGATTGGCCTGTTGCCAATGAGGCGATTGCCAGAGATAATAAGGTCTTTTTCATGGTATATACTTTATTGTTATGTTTCTTTTATAACGTGGGAACAACCTTCCTGATGGTTCCGTCCGGATTAAATTCCATACGGTCTATACATACTTCACGATGCACGCCAGGACCCTTCTCACGGTCTATAAAGTTCTTATTAATACGATGATATACAATGTACCACTCATCCGTACCCGGAATTTGCAGCACCGCATTGTGGGCAGGCCCATAGATTTCCTTTGCAGGGTCCTGAATCAGCACCACCGGCTTCTTGGCCACCTTTATGGGACCCAACGGAGATTTTGACGTACCGTATGCCACATGATAGTTAGGCGAACCGGTATCGTCCACAGACCACATAAAATAGTAAAGTCCGTTACGATAGAACACATACGCCGCTTCACGGAAAGCATAATCCTTCAGGCTTCCCCCTTTCGGAGTCAATACGGTCAGGGTATTCTCCTTGATGGAAAGCATATCCTCATTCAGCTCGGCGCCTGCCATATAGCCATTACCCCAATACAGATAGGATTTTCCCGAAACCGGATCGGTAAACACATCCACATCAATCTGCTGTCCGTGGCCCACAGGAGATTCGGTGAGGATGGGATGTCCCAAGTCTTTGAACGGACCGGTGGGAGAATCGGCTACCGCCACCCCGATCTGCTTGCCGCCTCCGGCTGTAGGGTTACCACTGAAATAGAAAAAATATTTATACTTTCCGTCCACCATTTTTTCTTCAATACATGGAGCCCACGCGTTTCCATCCGCCCATGTCACCTGGTCGGATTTCAAATCAAGCATCACCCCTTCATCTTTCCAGTCCTTCAGATTATCCGAAGAGAAGACACTGAAATACCATCCGCCCCATCCGGGCTGTCCGTCGGTGGTGGAATAGATATAATATTTTTTAGTCTGATGAGAATACAATATCTCGGGGTCAGCATGGAAACCTTGCAGCACGGGATTGTTGGGAATCGTCATATTGCCCATTTCCTTTGAAGGCCATTTGTCGGTGATGCGCTTCAACTCGGCACGGGTAATGGGGATGATAGTTCCGTGACGCGGATGAAAATTCATCTTCACCTCACTGTCTATCACTTTAAAGTTTTTCAAATCGGTCGTTTCGGTAAACTGGTATTTACCTTTCATATAGACATCATACATCAAGATGTATTTATTCTGACCTATCAGTTTGAAAGTTCCCGCACCTTCCACCGCTTCCGGGGTCTGCTGCTTGTAGTCGGGTTCTTCCTCCCATTGTCCCGAAGTCAGCGAACGGGTAGTTGCTACCCGGATGCCGTTTCCATGTCCTTCGGTTTTATAA from Phocaeicola dorei encodes the following:
- a CDS encoding two-component regulator propeller domain-containing protein, encoding MILIESTMKYILTFILSFLSFLVCSQNITITDIPTIDQLPVNAIHRVFRDSEGYMWYGTVNGLCRDDGYHVKVFRSDIDTPGLLEDNLVECIAEDKKGNIWFGTDKGAYILNKSDYSVHPIDPKRLKNIPVMYLYATSDGSMWLGYRSVLAKYDTNGQLVKEYPIRNEHGGASISGFCESRNHEIIISVWNGRVYHLDKEKDEFIPYPDKMRSRNPTVMVQDNEQDYFWLATWGDGVVRFDPSAPGDSMFVYSEIPVNAAGEEDGLILSLAQDDKLGYIWLTTGHDFMALQIQPDRTLKQLKFPAGLLPVNHMLVEVLKGKECLWVSAFDRPSFILHLMDNITKDYALPALADRVNRSPAIMALCDDGDGMMWMMQERTGLALYDLKQDKVKIYSDFPALASLPLNNGREMTRARINNGVWVAKDLNRWVYGMARQGMEMHLKDVIDLNGQVEQNATVTKLYEDSHGILWIGLSKGLCSYDVRQKRVKRVYPDVGHVMGIVENKEGLIWICTQDNGLFQTTADEKLRSFKLEKNFSCLSIAPDGILWLGTCDGGVYSYDPSENKLLCYNGACGMNGNQVNQIVADAYNHIWIDTNQKLIEFNPRNGSFRTYLTTDGSILLHRFLPTAVCQAKDGNIYWGGIPGICMVTPSNGLERKASAVKTKITDIKLQGESLIFGDRKSSNSINRIELHPDDQNLEISFSSLNHRYASKIRYAYRLIGVDKAWVYVEGGKNSAFYNHLSKGTYTFQVKATDENGLWSKEVTELTIRRLPAFYETWWAYLFYVLIVMGVSGYSLYLYLKRVDRKNNEMWADSKEMIKMRIYLDSKVNLPEPEFVQLDKLLLEKAVKAVEDNLTEPDFDVTALADAMNMSRSTLTRKLKAITGRTPLDFIRNIKMKHARHMLEDKDKSVTEVAATLGYFNRKYFTTCFKEEFGMTPSEFQKSQHEE
- a CDS encoding beta-galactosidase, with product MKKLLTLLLAVLLLAGCAGNKSGTFEAGKNTFLLNGKPFVVKAAEVHYPRIPREYWEHRIEMCKALGMNTLCLYVFWNLHEETPGNYDFTGNKDIAAFCKLAQKHGMYVIVRPGPYVCAEWEMGGLPWWLLKNDSVQLRTLDPFYMQHVGAFMHEVGKQLQDLQITRGGNIIMVQVENEYGSYGTDKPYVSAIRDTVRAAGFTEVPLFQCDWSSNFLNNGLDDLLWTVNFGTGADIDKQFAKLKEVRPDAPLMCSEFWSGWFDHWGRKHETRDGQIMVDGLKEMMDKGISFSLYMTHGGTTFGWWGGANNPAYSAMCSSYDYDAPISEAGWTTDKYFALRNMLKDYMDEGQTLPEVPEALPVMEVPAIKFTQVAPLINNLPEPKQTEEIRPMEKFDQGWGSILYRTRLPEDVKAGTILKITEQHDWTQIFADGKLLGRLDRRGGEQELTLPALKAGTQLDLLVEAMGRVNFDKSIHDRKGITEKVELVNGKNAETLKGWTVYNLPVDYEFVSSRNFQDMNSSAACGIEKNDESVPAYYRATFTLDKVADTFLNMESWGKGMVWVNGRAMGRFWEIGPQQTLFMPGCWLKKGVNEIIVLDLKGPKEATIVGLDKPILDMLRVAVPETHRKQGQTIKLEKETPVAAGTFKPGNGWQEVKVPATKGRYFCLEGLASFDNTNIAAIAEFDVLDEKGQKISRENWKIVYADSEETRSGNRTADKIYDLQESTFWQTVDNTAYPHQVVIDLGKEYNVTGFRILPRAEQGAPGMIKDYKVYVKTTGFGY
- a CDS encoding alpha-L-arabinofuranosidase C-terminal domain-containing protein, with the protein product MKKTLLSLAIASLATGQSVCAAVEKVYNEPDSVYIFSYAHPEDEGRSGLKFAWSPDGDKWLSVSDGFAYLKCDFGRWGSEKRMIKPLLEKAEDGRWYCRWQLTPSGKVWGTSHSSDLLKWAPQQYVNAEKPAVPRLVTARQIVLDKDTLNGYMQKVPYVDIEQLIRFAEHKKFRDIQNNERTEQDAVRFAGLKPVTATIRVDAGRVKPISEHLIGIFFEDINYGADGGLYAELVQNRDFEYSAKDGARDKNWNSTYAWSIQGTNAELSVSEDSPIHANNAHYAVLEVHRPGAALVNNGFDGIAVKKGEKYDFSVFSKLLDDTKGGKVLVRLTTKDGKEIAQAAIRVSSTEWKKQKAVLTATADAADAVLSVCPQMAGKYALDMVSLFPQNTFKGRKNGLRADLAQTLADLHPRFVRFPGGCVAHGDGVDNIYDWKGSIGALEERKPLRNLWGYHQTRGLGYHEYFLFCEDMGAEPVPVVAAGVPCQNSGTCSHHSVGELGCGGQQGGIPMEEMPQYVQDVLDLIEYANGDAKKTVWGKKRAQAGHPKPFNLKYIGIGNEDLITDIFEERFTMIFNAVKEKYPEVTVIGTVGPFYEGSDYEEGWKFATKMGIPMVDEHYYNTPGWFINNQDFYDRYDRNKAKVYLGEYAAHLPGRPNNMETALAEALYLTSVERNADVVTMTSYAPLLAKEGHTQWNPDLIYFNNTEVKPTVGYYAQQMYGQNAGSEYIASSVTLDNAQDAVKKRVGVSVVRDGKTGDMIVKLVNLLPVAVNAKVELPSLEGMNTTAVKTVLAGKPTDKQARPVAGTMEVSEKFGYELPAYSFTVIRINKNEK
- a CDS encoding family 43 glycosylhydrolase; the encoded protein is MKHKILTFFLACLVPWLAGAQQSANSQNNVAEKDYIAYLFTYFTGNHISEEAVCYAVSTDGYTYWALNDNKPVIDSKIISSTGGVRDPHILRCKDGKTFYMVVTDMVSDNGWDSNRAMVLLKSTDLVNWNHSVINMQKRYAGQEKLKRVWAPQTIFDAEAGKYLVYWSMKYGDEADVIYYAYANKEFTDLEGEPKPLFIPENKKSCIDGDIVYKDGIYHLFYKTEGHGNGIRVATTRSLTSGQWEEEPDYKQQTPEAVEGAGTFKLIGQNKYILMYDVYMKGKYQFTETTDLKNFKVIDSEVKMNFHPRHGTIIPITRAELKRITDKWPSKEMGNMTIPNNPVLQGFHADPEILYSHQTKKYYIYSTTDGQPGWGGWYFSVFSSDNLKDWKDEGVMLDLKSDQVTWADGNAWAPCIEEKMVDGKYKYFFYFSGNPTAGGGKQIGVAVADSPTGPFKDLGHPILTESPVGHGQQIDVDVFTDPVSGKSYLYWGNGYMAGAELNEDMLSIKENTLTVLTPKGGSLKDYAFREAAYVFYRNGLYYFMWSVDDTGSPNYHVAYGTSKSPLGPIKVAKKPVVLIQDPAKEIYGPAHNAVLQIPGTDEWYIVYHRINKNFIDREKGPGVHREVCIDRMEFNPDGTIRKVVPTL